In the Oncorhynchus keta strain PuntledgeMale-10-30-2019 chromosome 29, Oket_V2, whole genome shotgun sequence genome, one interval contains:
- the LOC118374107 gene encoding BTB/POZ domain-containing protein KCTD3-like isoform X27 → MDTFPLQVLYIERSSCGSVLFHGYLPPPARNSSPTPAASGLAAEDRPGPSGAEGGFPQTCPPHTSLPGPPGAEAPHRLGAVVDPRKVLIVAGHHNWIVVAYAHFVICYRIKESSGWQQVFSSPYLDWSIERIALNAKVVGGPHGDKDKMVAAASDSNIILWSIQDGGSGNEIGVFSLGVPVDHLFFIGNQLVATSHMGKVGVWNAVTQHWQVQDVAPITSCDTAGSFLLLGCNNGSIYYIDMQKFPLRMKDNDLLVTELYHDPSDDAITALSVYFTPKTSVSGNWIEMAYGTSSGAVRVIVQHPETVGSGPQLFQTFTVHRSPVTKIMLSEKHLVSVCADNNHVRTWTVTRFRGMISTQPGSTPLASFKILSLEETESHGSYSSGNDIGPFGERDDQQVFIQKVIPITNKLFVRLSSTGKRICEVAAVDGNTISCFTVRECEGSSRMGSRPRRYLFTGHGNGSIQMWDLTTAIDTANKGEEKKKDEVGGPTEEELLQLLDQCDLSTSRCATPNISPAPSVLQPSRLRESCSSLQLQAQDPIPETATYGALRPYRESPLLARARRTESFHNYKDFQNFSLGKGLLESPEQAPGQGARPGTEARTRSLCEAGEEVGRRGSAMELWASQTTNAAYANVFANVAAEGITESPRQPLESPGGDIRRRLQSEEEEWAGVGSGAEARSEVRRKAGFEGGLFLGRKRAPPVPQLSSLSSGVSLGGCSDSSSTTSPSPTKLASTSPRRRKCSEPANQDSNL, encoded by the exons ATGGATACCTTCCCCCTccag gtactgtatatagaacGTTCGTCCTGTGGCAGTGTTCTGTTCCATGGATACCTTCCCCCTccag CCCGTAACTCCAGCCCCACCCCTGCAGCCTCTGGCCTTGCCGCTGAGGATCGGCCTGGTCCTAGCGGAGCAGAAGGGGGGTTCCCCCAAACCTGCCCCCCCCACACCTCCCTTCCCGGACCCCCTGGAGCCGAGGCGCCACACAGACTGG GTGCTGTGGTGGATCCTAGGAAGGTGCTGATTGTAGCTGGACATCATAACTGGATCGTAGTGGCTTATGCACACTTTGTCATCTGTTACAG GATAAAGGAGTCATCAGGGTGGCAGCAGGTGTTTTCTAGCCCCTATCTGGACTGGTCCATTGAGAGAATCGCTCTCAACGCCAAG GTGGTAGGCGGTCCCCATGGCGATAAGGACAAGATGGTGGCAGCCGCCTCCGATAGCAACATCATCCTCTGGAGCATCCAGGACGGAGGGAGCGGCAATGAGATAG GTGTGTTTAGTCTGGGTGTACCAGTAGATCATCTATTCTTCATTGGAAACCAGCTAGTGGCCACCAGTCACATGGGGAAGGTGGGGGTCTGGAACGCTGTCACACAGCATTGGCAG GTGCAAGATGTAGCTCCCATCACCAGCTGTGACACAGCTGGCTCCTTCCTGCTTCTGGGTTGCAACAATGGATCCATCTACTATATAG acatgcagaaGTTTCCTTTGAGGATGAAGGATAATGATCTGTTGGTGACAGAACTGTACCACGACCCATCTGACGATGCCATAACTGCCCTCAGTGTCTACTTCACACCCAAGACCA gtGTGAGTGGTAACTGGATAGAGATGGCGTATGGGACCAGTTCTGGAGCAGTGAGGGTTATAGTCCAACACCCTGAGACAGTAGGCTCTGGACCTCAGCTCTTCCAGACCTTCACTGTCCACCGCTCTCCTGTCACCAAGATCATGCTCTCTGAGAAACACCTGGTCTCAG TGTGTGCGGACAACAACCATGTGCGTACGTGGACAGTGACGCGGTTCCGAGGCATGATCTCCACGCAGCCTGGCTCCACCCCCCTCGCCTCCTTTAAGATCCTCTCATTGGAGGAGACTGAGAGCCACGGCAGCTACTCATCAGGCAATGACattg GTCCATTTGGGGAGAGAGACGACCAGCAGGTGTTTATTCAGAAGGTCATCCCCATCACCAACAAGCTGTTTGTTCGCCTCTCCTCCACTGGGAAAAG GATCTGTGAGGTGGCGGCAGTGGATGGGAACACCATCTCGTGTTTCACAGTTAGGGAGTGTGAGGGTTCTAGCAGGATGGGTTCTAGACCCAGGAGGTACCTGTTCACAGGCCATGGCAATGGCAGCATTCAGATGTGGGACCTCACCACCGCTATAGACACTGCCaacaagggagaggagaagaagaaagatg AGGTGGGCGGGCCAACAGAAGAGGAGCTGCTTCAGCTATTGGACCAGTGTGACCTCAGCACCTCCCGCTGTGCCACGCCCAACATCAGCCCCGCCCCCTCGGTGCTGCAGCCCAGCCGTCTCCGAGAGTCCTGCTCCAG CCTCCAGCTGCAGGCCCAGGATCCCATTCCAGAGACGGCCACTTACGGAGCTCTGCGACCCTACAGAGAGAGCCCACTGCTGGCCCGAGCCCGGCGCACAGAGTCCTTCCACAACTACAAAGACTTCCAGAACTTCTCCCTAGGGAAAGGCCTGCTGGAGAGCCCTGAACAGGCTCCAGGACAGGGGGCACGCCCAGGTACAGAAGCCAGAACCCGGTCGCTGTGTGAGGCTGGAGAAGAGGTTGGGAGGAGGGGCTCTGCCATGGAGCTCTGGGCTAGCCAAACCACTAACGCCGCCTACGCTAATGTCTTTGCTAACGTTGCAGCTGAGGGTATCACAGAATCGCCACGGCAACCGCTTGAGAGCCCTGGTGGAGACATTCGTCGAAGGCTCCAatcggaggaggaggagtgggcgGGGGTTGGATCAGGGGCGGAGGCTAGGTCTGAGGTGAGGAGGAAGGCAGGGTTTGAGGGGGGGTTGTTTCTGGGCAGGAAGAGGGCACCTCCCGTCCCCCAGCTCTCCTCGCTGTCCTCTGGGGTGTCCTTGGGGGGATGCAGtgactcctcctccaccacctccccctcccccactaaGCTGGCCTCCACTTCCCCCCGGCGCAGGAAGTGCAGCGAGCCGGCCAATCAGGACAGCAACCTGTGA
- the LOC118374107 gene encoding BTB/POZ domain-containing protein KCTD3-like isoform X24 → MDTFPLQVLYIERSSCGSVLFHGYLPPPARNSSPTPAASGLAAEDRPGPSGAEGGFPQTCPPHTSLPGPPGAEAPHRLGAVVDPRKVLIVAGHHNWIVVAYAHFVICYRIKESSGWQQVFSSPYLDWSIERIALNAKVVGGPHGDKDKMVAAASDSNIILWSIQDGGSGNEIGVFSLGVPVDHLFFIGNQLVATSHMGKVGVWNAVTQHWQVQDVAPITSCDTAGSFLLLGCNNGSIYYIDMQKFPLRMKDNDLLVTELYHDPSDDAITALSVYFTPKTSVSGNWIEMAYGTSSGAVRVIVQHPETVGSGPQLFQTFTVHRSPVTKIMLSEKHLVSVCADNNHVRTWTVTRFRGMISTQPGSTPLASFKILSLEETESHGSYSSGNDIGPFGERDDQQVFIQKVIPITNKLFVRLSSTGKRICEVAAVDGNTISCFTVRECEGSSRMGSRPRRYLFTGHGNGSIQMWDLTTAIDTANKGEEKKKDEVGGPTEEELLQLLDQCDLSTSRCATPNISPAPSVLQPSRLRESCSSLQLQAQDPIPETATYGALRPYRESPLLARARRTESFHNYKDFQNFSLGKGLLESPEQAPGQGARPGTEARTRSLCEAGEEVGRRGSAMELWASQTTNAAYANVFANVAAEGITESPRQPLESPGGDIRRRLQSEEEEWAGVGSGAEARSEVRRKAGFEGGLFLGRKRAPPVPQLSSLSSGVSLGGCSDSSSTTSPSPTKLASTSPRRRKCSEPANQDSNL, encoded by the exons ATGGATACCTTCCCCCTccag gtactgtatatagagcgTTCGTCCTGTGGCAGTGTTCTGTTCCATGGATACCTTCCCCCTccag CCCGTAACTCCAGCCCCACCCCTGCAGCCTCTGGCCTTGCCGCTGAGGATCGGCCTGGTCCTAGCGGAGCAGAAGGGGGGTTCCCCCAAACCTGCCCCCCCCACACCTCCCTTCCCGGACCCCCTGGAGCCGAGGCGCCACACAGACTGG GTGCTGTGGTGGATCCTAGGAAGGTGCTGATTGTAGCTGGACATCATAACTGGATCGTAGTGGCTTATGCACACTTTGTCATCTGTTACAG GATAAAGGAGTCATCAGGGTGGCAGCAGGTGTTTTCTAGCCCCTATCTGGACTGGTCCATTGAGAGAATCGCTCTCAACGCCAAG GTGGTAGGCGGTCCCCATGGCGATAAGGACAAGATGGTGGCAGCCGCCTCCGATAGCAACATCATCCTCTGGAGCATCCAGGACGGAGGGAGCGGCAATGAGATAG GTGTGTTTAGTCTGGGTGTACCAGTAGATCATCTATTCTTCATTGGAAACCAGCTAGTGGCCACCAGTCACATGGGGAAGGTGGGGGTCTGGAACGCTGTCACACAGCATTGGCAG GTGCAAGATGTAGCTCCCATCACCAGCTGTGACACAGCTGGCTCCTTCCTGCTTCTGGGTTGCAACAATGGATCCATCTACTATATAG acatgcagaaGTTTCCTTTGAGGATGAAGGATAATGATCTGTTGGTGACAGAACTGTACCACGACCCATCTGACGATGCCATAACTGCCCTCAGTGTCTACTTCACACCCAAGACCA gtGTGAGTGGTAACTGGATAGAGATGGCGTATGGGACCAGTTCTGGAGCAGTGAGGGTTATAGTCCAACACCCTGAGACAGTAGGCTCTGGACCTCAGCTCTTCCAGACCTTCACTGTCCACCGCTCTCCTGTCACCAAGATCATGCTCTCTGAGAAACACCTGGTCTCAG TGTGTGCGGACAACAACCATGTGCGTACGTGGACAGTGACGCGGTTCCGAGGCATGATCTCCACGCAGCCTGGCTCCACCCCCCTCGCCTCCTTTAAGATCCTCTCATTGGAGGAGACTGAGAGCCACGGCAGCTACTCATCAGGCAATGACattg GTCCATTTGGGGAGAGAGACGACCAGCAGGTGTTTATTCAGAAGGTCATCCCCATCACCAACAAGCTGTTTGTTCGCCTCTCCTCCACTGGGAAAAG GATCTGTGAGGTGGCGGCAGTGGATGGGAACACCATCTCGTGTTTCACAGTTAGGGAGTGTGAGGGTTCTAGCAGGATGGGTTCTAGACCCAGGAGGTACCTGTTCACAGGCCATGGCAATGGCAGCATTCAGATGTGGGACCTCACCACCGCTATAGACACTGCCaacaagggagaggagaagaagaaagatg AGGTGGGCGGGCCAACAGAAGAGGAGCTGCTTCAGCTATTGGACCAGTGTGACCTCAGCACCTCCCGCTGTGCCACGCCCAACATCAGCCCCGCCCCCTCGGTGCTGCAGCCCAGCCGTCTCCGAGAGTCCTGCTCCAG CCTCCAGCTGCAGGCCCAGGATCCCATTCCAGAGACGGCCACTTACGGAGCTCTGCGACCCTACAGAGAGAGCCCACTGCTGGCCCGAGCCCGGCGCACAGAGTCCTTCCACAACTACAAAGACTTCCAGAACTTCTCCCTAGGGAAAGGCCTGCTGGAGAGCCCTGAACAGGCTCCAGGACAGGGGGCACGCCCAGGTACAGAAGCCAGAACCCGGTCGCTGTGTGAGGCTGGAGAAGAGGTTGGGAGGAGGGGCTCTGCCATGGAGCTCTGGGCTAGCCAAACCACTAACGCCGCCTACGCTAATGTCTTTGCTAACGTTGCAGCTGAGGGTATCACAGAATCGCCACGGCAACCGCTTGAGAGCCCTGGTGGAGACATTCGTCGAAGGCTCCAatcggaggaggaggagtgggcgGGGGTTGGATCAGGGGCGGAGGCTAGGTCTGAGGTGAGGAGGAAGGCAGGGTTTGAGGGGGGGTTGTTTCTGGGCAGGAAGAGGGCACCTCCCGTCCCCCAGCTCTCCTCGCTGTCCTCTGGGGTGTCCTTGGGGGGATGCAGtgactcctcctccaccacctccccctcccccactaaGCTGGCCTCCACTTCCCCCCGGCGCAGGAAGTGCAGCGAGCCGGCCAATCAGGACAGCAACCTGTGA
- the LOC118374107 gene encoding BTB/POZ domain-containing protein KCTD3-like isoform X14: protein MDTFPLQVLYIERSSCGSVLFHGYLPPPARNSSPTPAASGLAAEDRPGPSGAEGGFPQTCPPHTSLPGPPGAEAPHRLGAVVDPRKVLIVAGHHNWIVVAYAHFVICYRIKESSGWQQVFSSPYLDWSIERIALNAKVVGGPHGDKDKMVAAASDSNIILWSIQDGGSGNEIGVFSLGVPVDHLFFIGNQLVATSHMGKVGVWNAVTQHWQVQDVAPITSCDTAGSFLLLGCNNGSIYYIDMQKFPLRMKDNDLLVTELYHDPSDDAITALSVYFTPKTSVSGNWIEMAYGTSSGAVRVIVQHPETVGSGPQLFQTFTVHRSPVTKIMLSEKHLVSVCADNNHVRTWTVTRFRGMISTQPGSTPLASFKILSLEETESHGSYSSGNDIGPFGERDDQQVFIQKVIPITNKLFVRLSSTGKRICEVAAVDGNTISCFTVRECEGSSRMGSRPRRYLFTGHGNGSIQMWDLTTAIDTANKGEEKKKDEVGGPTEEELLQLLDQCDLSTSRCATPNISPAPSVLQPSRLRESCSSLQLQAQDPIPETATYGALRPYRESPLLARARRTESFHNYKDFQNFSLGKGLLESPEQAPGQGARPGTEARTRSLCEAGEEVGRRGSAMELWASQTTNAAYANVFANVAAEGITESPRQPLESPGGDIRRRLQSEEEEWAGVGSGAEARSEVRRKAGFEGGLFLGRKRAPPVPQLSSLSSGVSLGGCSDSSSTTSPSPTKLASTSPRRRKCSEPANQDSNL from the exons ATGGATACCTTCCCCCTccaggtactgtatatagagcgTTCGTCCTGTGGCAGTGTTCTGTTCCATGGATACCTTCCCCCTccag CCCGTAACTCCAGCCCCACCCCTGCAGCCTCTGGCCTTGCCGCTGAGGATCGGCCTGGTCCTAGCGGAGCAGAAGGGGGGTTCCCCCAAACCTGCCCCCCCCACACCTCCCTTCCCGGACCCCCTGGAGCCGAGGCGCCACACAGACTGG GTGCTGTGGTGGATCCTAGGAAGGTGCTGATTGTAGCTGGACATCATAACTGGATCGTAGTGGCTTATGCACACTTTGTCATCTGTTACAG GATAAAGGAGTCATCAGGGTGGCAGCAGGTGTTTTCTAGCCCCTATCTGGACTGGTCCATTGAGAGAATCGCTCTCAACGCCAAG GTGGTAGGCGGTCCCCATGGCGATAAGGACAAGATGGTGGCAGCCGCCTCCGATAGCAACATCATCCTCTGGAGCATCCAGGACGGAGGGAGCGGCAATGAGATAG GTGTGTTTAGTCTGGGTGTACCAGTAGATCATCTATTCTTCATTGGAAACCAGCTAGTGGCCACCAGTCACATGGGGAAGGTGGGGGTCTGGAACGCTGTCACACAGCATTGGCAG GTGCAAGATGTAGCTCCCATCACCAGCTGTGACACAGCTGGCTCCTTCCTGCTTCTGGGTTGCAACAATGGATCCATCTACTATATAG acatgcagaaGTTTCCTTTGAGGATGAAGGATAATGATCTGTTGGTGACAGAACTGTACCACGACCCATCTGACGATGCCATAACTGCCCTCAGTGTCTACTTCACACCCAAGACCA gtGTGAGTGGTAACTGGATAGAGATGGCGTATGGGACCAGTTCTGGAGCAGTGAGGGTTATAGTCCAACACCCTGAGACAGTAGGCTCTGGACCTCAGCTCTTCCAGACCTTCACTGTCCACCGCTCTCCTGTCACCAAGATCATGCTCTCTGAGAAACACCTGGTCTCAG TGTGTGCGGACAACAACCATGTGCGTACGTGGACAGTGACGCGGTTCCGAGGCATGATCTCCACGCAGCCTGGCTCCACCCCCCTCGCCTCCTTTAAGATCCTCTCATTGGAGGAGACTGAGAGCCACGGCAGCTACTCATCAGGCAATGACattg GTCCATTTGGGGAGAGAGACGACCAGCAGGTGTTTATTCAGAAGGTCATCCCCATCACCAACAAGCTGTTTGTTCGCCTCTCCTCCACTGGGAAAAG GATCTGTGAGGTGGCGGCAGTGGATGGGAACACCATCTCGTGTTTCACAGTTAGGGAGTGTGAGGGTTCTAGCAGGATGGGTTCTAGACCCAGGAGGTACCTGTTCACAGGCCATGGCAATGGCAGCATTCAGATGTGGGACCTCACCACCGCTATAGACACTGCCaacaagggagaggagaagaagaaagatg AGGTGGGCGGGCCAACAGAAGAGGAGCTGCTTCAGCTATTGGACCAGTGTGACCTCAGCACCTCCCGCTGTGCCACGCCCAACATCAGCCCCGCCCCCTCGGTGCTGCAGCCCAGCCGTCTCCGAGAGTCCTGCTCCAG CCTCCAGCTGCAGGCCCAGGATCCCATTCCAGAGACGGCCACTTACGGAGCTCTGCGACCCTACAGAGAGAGCCCACTGCTGGCCCGAGCCCGGCGCACAGAGTCCTTCCACAACTACAAAGACTTCCAGAACTTCTCCCTAGGGAAAGGCCTGCTGGAGAGCCCTGAACAGGCTCCAGGACAGGGGGCACGCCCAGGTACAGAAGCCAGAACCCGGTCGCTGTGTGAGGCTGGAGAAGAGGTTGGGAGGAGGGGCTCTGCCATGGAGCTCTGGGCTAGCCAAACCACTAACGCCGCCTACGCTAATGTCTTTGCTAACGTTGCAGCTGAGGGTATCACAGAATCGCCACGGCAACCGCTTGAGAGCCCTGGTGGAGACATTCGTCGAAGGCTCCAatcggaggaggaggagtgggcgGGGGTTGGATCAGGGGCGGAGGCTAGGTCTGAGGTGAGGAGGAAGGCAGGGTTTGAGGGGGGGTTGTTTCTGGGCAGGAAGAGGGCACCTCCCGTCCCCCAGCTCTCCTCGCTGTCCTCTGGGGTGTCCTTGGGGGGATGCAGtgactcctcctccaccacctccccctcccccactaaGCTGGCCTCCACTTCCCCCCGGCGCAGGAAGTGCAGCGAGCCGGCCAATCAGGACAGCAACCTGTGA
- the LOC118374107 gene encoding BTB/POZ domain-containing protein KCTD3-like isoform X21: MDTFPLQVLYIERSSCGSVLFHGYLPPPARNSSPTPAASGLAAEDRPGPSGAEGGFPQTCPPHTSLPGPPGAEAPHRLGAVVDPRKVLIVAGHHNWIVVAYAHFVICYRIKESSGWQQVFSSPYLDWSIERIALNAKVVGGPHGDKDKMVAAASDSNIILWSIQDGGSGNEIGVFSLGVPVDHLFFIGNQLVATSHMGKVGVWNAVTQHWQVQDVAPITSCDTAGSFLLLGCNNGSIYYIDMQKFPLRMKDNDLLVTELYHDPSDDAITALSVYFTPKTSVSGNWIEMAYGTSSGAVRVIVQHPETVGSGPQLFQTFTVHRSPVTKIMLSEKHLVSVCADNNHVRTWTVTRFRGMISTQPGSTPLASFKILSLEETESHGSYSSGNDIGPFGERDDQQVFIQKVIPITNKLFVRLSSTGKRICEVAAVDGNTISCFTVRECEGSSRMGSRPRRYLFTGHGNGSIQMWDLTTAIDTANKGEEKKKDEVGGPTEEELLQLLDQCDLSTSRCATPNISPAPSVLQPSRLRESCSSLQLQAQDPIPETATYGALRPYRESPLLARARRTESFHNYKDFQNFSLGKGLLESPEQAPGQGARPGTEARTRSLCEAGEEVGRRGSAMELWASQTTNAAYANVFANVAAEGITESPRQPLESPGGDIRRRLQSEEEEWAGVGSGAEARSEVRRKAGFEGGLFLGRKRAPPVPQLSSLSSGVSLGGCSDSSSTTSPSPTKLASTSPRRRKCSEPANQDSNL; encoded by the exons ATGGATACCTTCCCCCTCCAG gtactgtatatagagcgTTCGTCCTGTGGCAGTGTTCTGTTCCATGGATACCTTCCCCCTccag CCCGTAACTCCAGCCCCACCCCTGCAGCCTCTGGCCTTGCCGCTGAGGATCGGCCTGGTCCTAGCGGAGCAGAAGGGGGGTTCCCCCAAACCTGCCCCCCCCACACCTCCCTTCCCGGACCCCCTGGAGCCGAGGCGCCACACAGACTGG GTGCTGTGGTGGATCCTAGGAAGGTGCTGATTGTAGCTGGACATCATAACTGGATCGTAGTGGCTTATGCACACTTTGTCATCTGTTACAG GATAAAGGAGTCATCAGGGTGGCAGCAGGTGTTTTCTAGCCCCTATCTGGACTGGTCCATTGAGAGAATCGCTCTCAACGCCAAG GTGGTAGGCGGTCCCCATGGCGATAAGGACAAGATGGTGGCAGCCGCCTCCGATAGCAACATCATCCTCTGGAGCATCCAGGACGGAGGGAGCGGCAATGAGATAG GTGTGTTTAGTCTGGGTGTACCAGTAGATCATCTATTCTTCATTGGAAACCAGCTAGTGGCCACCAGTCACATGGGGAAGGTGGGGGTCTGGAACGCTGTCACACAGCATTGGCAG GTGCAAGATGTAGCTCCCATCACCAGCTGTGACACAGCTGGCTCCTTCCTGCTTCTGGGTTGCAACAATGGATCCATCTACTATATAG acatgcagaaGTTTCCTTTGAGGATGAAGGATAATGATCTGTTGGTGACAGAACTGTACCACGACCCATCTGACGATGCCATAACTGCCCTCAGTGTCTACTTCACACCCAAGACCA gtGTGAGTGGTAACTGGATAGAGATGGCGTATGGGACCAGTTCTGGAGCAGTGAGGGTTATAGTCCAACACCCTGAGACAGTAGGCTCTGGACCTCAGCTCTTCCAGACCTTCACTGTCCACCGCTCTCCTGTCACCAAGATCATGCTCTCTGAGAAACACCTGGTCTCAG TGTGTGCGGACAACAACCATGTGCGTACGTGGACAGTGACGCGGTTCCGAGGCATGATCTCCACGCAGCCTGGCTCCACCCCCCTCGCCTCCTTTAAGATCCTCTCATTGGAGGAGACTGAGAGCCACGGCAGCTACTCATCAGGCAATGACattg GTCCATTTGGGGAGAGAGACGACCAGCAGGTGTTTATTCAGAAGGTCATCCCCATCACCAACAAGCTGTTTGTTCGCCTCTCCTCCACTGGGAAAAG GATCTGTGAGGTGGCGGCAGTGGATGGGAACACCATCTCGTGTTTCACAGTTAGGGAGTGTGAGGGTTCTAGCAGGATGGGTTCTAGACCCAGGAGGTACCTGTTCACAGGCCATGGCAATGGCAGCATTCAGATGTGGGACCTCACCACCGCTATAGACACTGCCaacaagggagaggagaagaagaaagatg AGGTGGGCGGGCCAACAGAAGAGGAGCTGCTTCAGCTATTGGACCAGTGTGACCTCAGCACCTCCCGCTGTGCCACGCCCAACATCAGCCCCGCCCCCTCGGTGCTGCAGCCCAGCCGTCTCCGAGAGTCCTGCTCCAG CCTCCAGCTGCAGGCCCAGGATCCCATTCCAGAGACGGCCACTTACGGAGCTCTGCGACCCTACAGAGAGAGCCCACTGCTGGCCCGAGCCCGGCGCACAGAGTCCTTCCACAACTACAAAGACTTCCAGAACTTCTCCCTAGGGAAAGGCCTGCTGGAGAGCCCTGAACAGGCTCCAGGACAGGGGGCACGCCCAGGTACAGAAGCCAGAACCCGGTCGCTGTGTGAGGCTGGAGAAGAGGTTGGGAGGAGGGGCTCTGCCATGGAGCTCTGGGCTAGCCAAACCACTAACGCCGCCTACGCTAATGTCTTTGCTAACGTTGCAGCTGAGGGTATCACAGAATCGCCACGGCAACCGCTTGAGAGCCCTGGTGGAGACATTCGTCGAAGGCTCCAatcggaggaggaggagtgggcgGGGGTTGGATCAGGGGCGGAGGCTAGGTCTGAGGTGAGGAGGAAGGCAGGGTTTGAGGGGGGGTTGTTTCTGGGCAGGAAGAGGGCACCTCCCGTCCCCCAGCTCTCCTCGCTGTCCTCTGGGGTGTCCTTGGGGGGATGCAGtgactcctcctccaccacctccccctcccccactaaGCTGGCCTCCACTTCCCCCCGGCGCAGGAAGTGCAGCGAGCCGGCCAATCAGGACAGCAACCTGTGA